One stretch of Methyloversatilis sp. RAC08 DNA includes these proteins:
- a CDS encoding ArsR/SmtB family transcription factor: MEEQNVIRSLSALAQEIRLRVFRALVVAGPDGMTPGALGEALDVAPTTLSFHLKELSHAGLIVPTRDGRHLIYRADYAQMNALLGYLTENCCRGTSCAEPVAPVCKTC; this comes from the coding sequence ATGGAAGAACAGAACGTCATCCGCTCGCTGTCGGCGCTTGCCCAGGAAATCCGCCTGCGCGTGTTTCGCGCCCTTGTCGTCGCCGGTCCTGACGGCATGACGCCCGGTGCGCTGGGCGAGGCGCTGGATGTCGCGCCGACCACGTTGTCGTTTCATCTGAAGGAACTGAGCCACGCCGGACTGATCGTGCCGACGCGCGATGGCCGTCACCTGATCTACCGCGCCGACTATGCGCAGATGAACGCGCTGCTCGGCTATCTGACCGAAAACTGCTGCCGCGGCACGTCCTGTGCCGAACCGGTAGCACCTGTCTGCAAAACCTGCTGA
- a CDS encoding cupin domain-containing protein, with protein sequence MKTTRTDISAYITKDGSQIRELMHPSLHGGHAQSLAEATIPAGTRTLLHRHGVTEELYHVTAGQGSMILGDACFDVAAGDTVLIAPGTPHCIEATGAGALVILCCCSPAYAHADTELLEDGAP encoded by the coding sequence ATGAAAACCACCCGCACCGACATTTCTGCCTACATCACGAAGGATGGCTCCCAGATCCGCGAACTGATGCATCCGTCGCTGCATGGCGGGCACGCACAAAGCCTGGCGGAAGCGACCATCCCCGCCGGCACGCGCACCCTGCTGCATCGGCACGGCGTGACCGAAGAGCTTTATCACGTGACCGCCGGCCAGGGCAGCATGATCTTGGGCGACGCTTGTTTTGACGTGGCGGCAGGAGATACCGTACTCATTGCACCCGGCACGCCGCACTGCATCGAAGCCACCGGCGCCGGAGCATTGGTCATCCTGTGCTGCTGCAGTCCGGCGTATGCGCATGCCGACACTGAACTGCTGGAGGACGGCGCGCCATGA
- a CDS encoding cupin domain-containing protein, translating to MSGNLFDDLPPGSHGTERIDTLCARPGVRIERIVSTGQCSPSGFWYDQPDDEWVALLSGSAALRFADEDMPRALQPGDWIFIPAHRRHRVEQTDADVASVWLAVHVSPPG from the coding sequence ATGAGCGGCAATCTGTTCGACGACCTGCCGCCAGGTTCGCATGGAACGGAGCGCATCGACACGCTGTGCGCCCGGCCCGGCGTGCGCATCGAACGCATCGTGTCGACCGGCCAGTGCAGTCCGTCCGGATTCTGGTACGACCAGCCGGACGACGAATGGGTGGCCTTGCTGAGCGGTTCGGCGGCACTGCGCTTCGCCGACGAGGACATGCCACGCGCCCTTCAGCCGGGCGACTGGATCTTCATCCCGGCGCACCGCCGTCACCGTGTGGAACAGACCGATGCCGACGTCGCCTCGGTCTGGCTGGCGGTGCATGTGAGCCCGCCGGGCTGA
- a CDS encoding thioredoxin family protein — protein sequence MIIKVLGSGCRKCIELADNTRKALDARGQQADIVKVTDFAEIAAHGVMSTPALVIDGKLVSAGKVLSQQEIAGLLGKAD from the coding sequence ATGATCATCAAGGTACTGGGCAGCGGGTGTCGCAAGTGCATTGAACTGGCCGACAACACGCGCAAGGCGCTCGATGCGCGCGGCCAGCAGGCAGACATCGTCAAGGTGACCGACTTTGCGGAGATCGCCGCCCACGGCGTCATGTCGACACCGGCGCTGGTGATCGACGGCAAGCTGGTGTCGGCAGGCAAGGTGCTGAGCCAGCAGGAAATCGCCGGATTGCTCGGCAAGGCCGACTGA
- a CDS encoding permease: protein MTIFGWLNDQLLRMQWLSDLVRQLVEQGMGLPVSGRVGGSVHFFIYDTVKIFILLAVLIFAISYVQSHFPPERTRRILGRFTGVRGNVLAALLGTVTPFCSCSSIPLFIGFTSAGLPIGVTFSFLISSPLVDLASVILLASIFNWPIAIAYVTVGVVLAVIGGTLISRAGMERHIESFVFNSPVIQLEDSEPGVRERLLFARDQVIDIVRRVWLYILIGVGIGAAIHNWIPGSLIDGLLGQDKPWSVPLATLIGIPMYADIFGTLPIAEALVARGVGLGTALAFMMSVTALSLPSIIMLKRVVRTPLLAVFVGIVASGIVLIGFLFNAFAGAFV from the coding sequence GTGACCATTTTCGGCTGGCTCAATGACCAGTTGCTGCGCATGCAGTGGCTGTCGGATCTTGTTCGCCAGCTGGTGGAGCAGGGCATGGGACTGCCGGTCAGCGGGCGCGTCGGCGGCAGCGTGCATTTCTTCATCTACGACACGGTGAAGATTTTCATACTGCTGGCCGTGCTCATCTTTGCCATTTCATATGTGCAGAGCCACTTCCCACCGGAACGCACGCGCCGCATCCTGGGCCGCTTCACCGGTGTGCGCGGCAATGTGCTGGCGGCGCTGCTGGGAACGGTGACGCCTTTCTGCTCCTGCTCGTCCATCCCGCTGTTCATCGGCTTTACCAGCGCGGGCCTGCCGATAGGTGTCACGTTTTCCTTTCTGATTTCGTCGCCGCTGGTCGATCTGGCGTCGGTCATCCTGCTGGCAAGCATTTTCAACTGGCCGATCGCGATCGCCTACGTGACTGTCGGCGTCGTTCTTGCGGTGATCGGCGGCACCTTGATCAGCCGTGCCGGGATGGAACGCCATATCGAATCTTTCGTGTTCAACAGCCCGGTCATCCAGCTCGAGGACAGCGAGCCCGGCGTGCGCGAACGCCTGCTGTTCGCGCGCGATCAGGTCATCGACATCGTCCGTCGGGTCTGGCTGTACATCCTGATCGGTGTCGGCATCGGCGCCGCGATTCACAACTGGATACCGGGCAGCCTGATCGATGGATTGCTCGGTCAGGACAAGCCATGGTCGGTGCCGCTCGCCACGCTGATCGGTATCCCGATGTATGCCGACATCTTCGGCACCCTGCCGATCGCCGAGGCGCTGGTGGCGCGCGGGGTGGGGCTGGGTACGGCGCTGGCATTCATGATGTCGGTCACTGCGCTGTCGCTGCCTTCCATCATCATGCTCAAGCGTGTTGTCCGCACGCCGCTGCTGGCGGTATTCGTCGGCATCGTGGCCAGCGGCATCGTGCTGATCGGCTTCCTGTTCAACGCCTTTGCAGGCGCATTCGTCTGA
- the rnhB gene encoding ribonuclease HII, which yields MTDVVAWKVAGVDEAGRGPLCGPVYAAAVILDPARPIDGLNDSKKLSEKKREALAPLIRERALAWAVGVATVEEIDRLNILHATMLAMRRAVEALGVPPDEVLVDGNRVPPGLAVPARAIVGGDASEAAISAASILAKTGRDQEMKALAQRYPQYGIARHKGYPTPEHLAALREHGPSPIHRRSFAPVAQCALDFGTPD from the coding sequence GTGACGGACGTCGTCGCATGGAAGGTCGCAGGCGTCGATGAAGCGGGCCGGGGGCCGCTGTGCGGGCCGGTCTATGCGGCGGCCGTCATCCTCGACCCGGCGCGGCCGATCGACGGTCTGAACGACTCCAAGAAGCTGTCCGAAAAGAAGCGCGAGGCGCTGGCGCCGCTGATCCGCGAGCGCGCGCTGGCCTGGGCCGTCGGCGTGGCGACGGTCGAGGAAATCGATCGCCTGAACATCCTGCACGCCACGATGCTGGCCATGCGGCGAGCCGTCGAAGCGCTGGGGGTGCCGCCGGACGAAGTGCTGGTCGACGGCAACCGCGTGCCGCCCGGGCTGGCCGTGCCGGCGCGCGCCATTGTCGGCGGAGACGCCAGCGAGGCGGCGATTTCCGCCGCATCCATCCTCGCCAAGACCGGCCGCGATCAAGAAATGAAGGCGCTCGCGCAGCGCTATCCGCAGTACGGCATCGCGCGTCACAAGGGTTATCCCACGCCGGAACATCTGGCGGCGCTGCGCGAGCACGGCCCATCGCCCATCCATCGCCGCAGCTTTGCGCCGGTGGCGCAGTGCGCGCTGGATTTCGGTACGCCGGACTGA